The Nicotiana tomentosiformis chromosome 9, ASM39032v3, whole genome shotgun sequence genome contains the following window.
CAAGGTCCAGActcctgatgtcgattctgacaccatcactgctTATTTGGTAGCCAAAGGCAGCAATcctggactgaaatcggccacaaagtcggccaaaacttgtgatttaATCGTAGttcttggtttatattctatgttaaTTTCACTCATTTTGACTATCCATTTGGCCAGTCGACCTGAAAGTTCATGTTTGTGAAGAATATTCCGCACGGGAAAGGTTGTCACCACGTCTatcggatgacattggaaataaggcctaagctttcgagcggcgactacgagagctaaggctaaTTTTTCGAGATATGGGTAGCAAGTTTCTGCTcccattaaaattttactaacataataaataagaGATTGTGTACCCTCATCTTCACAGACTAAAacgacacttaccgctacctccgagactgTTAAGTAAATCGGCAATTGTTCGCCTTCCTCCAATTTCCATAATAATagagggctcgataaataccttttcaaatccttCAGAGCCTGTAGGCATTCTGGAGTtcattcgaagttgttcttctttttgaaaaGTGAAAAGAAGTGATGATATTTTTCTGAAGACCGGGAAATGAATCTGCCTAAAGTGGCCAGTCTTCCTGtcaacctttgaacctctttcatgTTTGATAACTGGTCAGGGATGTCCTCGATGGCTTTAATTTTTTTAGGATTAActtcgatccccctttgtgacactAGAAATCCTAAGAATTTACTAGAGTTGACTTCGATTACACACATTTCGGGGTaattaagcttcatgttgtgctttcttaggatgtcaaaggtttcttgcaGGTGTTTAAGATGATCATCTGTGTTTAAAGACTTAACCAGCATAtaatctatataaacttccatggttttcccaatttgtttctcaaacattttatttacaAGCCTCTAGTAAGTGGCCCCGGCATTCTTAAACCTGAAAGgtatcacattatagcaatatgcgCCGAAGTTCGTTATGAATGAAGTTTTTTACTGATCCTCctggttcatcttgatttggttgtactcaGAATAagtatcgaggaaactcattaactcgtgcccgaccGTCACATCAATTATTTGataaatatttggcagtgggaacgagtcttttgggcatgccttatttatatcattataatctacgcacatgcgaaatttattcttcttctttggaaTTACTACTATATTAGCTAGCCAATCAGGATACTTTACGTTCCaaattgaaccgatatcaagcaatcgagttacctcttctttgatgaatttgtTTATGACCTTGGCAATAGGGCGTTTCTTCTGCCTTACCAGAGGGATGTTAGGATCCAATCTTAACTTATGCACAACTACTTCTGGcggaatacctgtcatatccgcatgcgaccacgcaaaacaattaatgttaaatttatggaATTCTATAAATCATGACCTGAGCTTGGGGTTTAGTcatgtccccaagtggaacttcctctctAAGAGTTTCTCAAAGAATGCGACTTGTTCGAGTTCTTCCGCTGTAGATTTGGTTGCGTCCGTTTCTTCTGGTACTTGGAAATATCTTGGTACGTGATAAGATTCTGATGACTCCTCCCCCATGTTGTCTTCGTTTGGCTCGAGAGCATGTACCAgctcctgtaattgctatgctgcATGCTCTTtctctttgctactggaaactgagatcGCGTTCATCTCCCTTGTTGCCGGTAGATCTCCTCTTATATGTTTAACTCCCTCCGGGGTTAGGAATTTCAGAAGTTGATGGTATGTTGATGACACAGTCTTCATCTCATGCAAccatggtcttccaagaataatattGTAACCCATATCGTCATCTACTACTTCGAAAAGGGTCGTCTTCATTACCCCATCGCATTTGTGGGCAGTAGGATTTCCCCTCGGGTTGTTACACTTGCCAAATTGAACTCGACGAGGAGCTTTGTGGCCGAAATAATGCTTCCGGTTAGCTTGGTTTATTCCAGCACTCTCCACTGGATAATGTTTGCTGAACTCCCTgggtccaccaaaacacgtttaatcttaaaatctaaaaAACTAAGAGAAATTACCAAGACATCGTTGTGTAGTAGTAGGAGTCCATCCGTGTCCTCCTCCGTGAAGGTGATTTCATCCTTAGCGACTTCCTAGAGTCTCTTGCTATGGGTCATCGATACCTTCGTCTTTTTTCGCTGCCGAGAAAGTTACACTATTAATTTCGTTCCCcctgaaaatcatgttgatcgtcagaCGAGGGGGATCTTCTCTTGCTTTCGAGGGTTCAGCGTTATCCCTGTTGCGACCGTAGTTATTTTTAGCCCAGTCACTTAAGAACTCTCTAAGATGTCTATTTTTCAACAATGTTGCCACCTCCTCACACAAATGTTGGCAGTCCCCAGTCTGTAGGCCGTTGATCCCATGGTACTcgcaccataaattaggatccctctccacgaatttcttcaataagacTGACTCAATCTCGTGTGAAGATAAGTTGTTTCCCTTCACCgtcgttgtataggtggtgatgtgctcctgaggatccgaagtcccatcatattttggcatGTCTGGCATCTTGAACCGCTTCGGAATCAACTCTGGTGTCGCGCTTGGTTTGAAGGGCAACTGAGTGTATTTCTTTGAATCCGGTCCTTTCAATACTGTGGCGCACCCGGGATTTGGTCCATTCGAGtgtttatttccctcataaaccgcatgAGTTTGATTTTGAAGGGATTATTCTCATTATTGTTACCATATCCGCTACCATTTCCCCCAGCCCTGTCGAAGCCGACCTCGCCTCTTGGGGTATTATTATCAACCCTCTATGTTGTTTGGTTTGCGGGAGCACCATGAGAAACTGCCTCGTCCATTTGCATTGTTGGAAGCACCCAACAACGCCTGCCTCAACTCCATCATGACATGATCATGTTGCGAGAAATAGTCCATAATAGCTTTTTGTTTCTCCCTCAGTATTCTTATTATTTTCGCGACATGCTCgtcttcagcatcatcgggagttacCTCCCGAACATGTCGTGGATATTGCCCGTCGTGGACCGGCGTGGCCTCATCCCCCTCGTTATGGGTATCACTAATCGAGTCTTCATGTTGAGGTTGATTTCCTTGGGACTCAACGTTGTGTGCGACGTTGACATCGTTAtctcctatttttttttttatgatttcttgctaagaaacaaagaatcaaacaggttagtaatagatgcaaggatcaactcaattatacaactgtctaagccccacggtgggcaccaaactgtttacccgtaaaaagaTACAGTTAATTTTATATGTGGTtaatagacaagcgaatcgatttgatcccaaaatgataaataaattaaataagaatGTAAGACTTaccgttgaaatcgagataagacaacAAATAGCTTGGTTTCAGGAGTAGAGCTTCCGAAGGTAGTAATAATAATATTGATAAGCAAGAAACAAAATGTTATTGAAATTTTGAACAATATATAGCATGAATTTGTCAAAAAATTCTCCTCCTTATAATGGTTGttgaactcactatttatagttgcacatagggaataaggtcctaggatcaagcccctcttaaatgacaattatgagggccattgaaaagTATGTAACGACAAGCTatgaatgccatattctctgtaacggactatgtacttaatgctatagaatattttCCATTGAATGTTACTGGGTGGCAAGCATTTATTTGTCTTTATGGGCAATATTCCCTTTGGGGACAAACGAGATTGCTGCCCCAGACTTGATTTCCATCTGTCTCACTTTCCATTTGCCTCTGATTCCACGTGTCGCTCTATTATGCgagtatttaatatgaacatattttgcCTTACACTGTATAAGTAGTACCGCAAGGTACCATGCACATGTGAACTAATATTTCACATGATACACTGTCACACTTTATAGTATTTGAATGGCAAAATGCATAAGTTACCACCTTACCTATGGACCAAATCCATGTTACACACTTTTTGCGGACGAAAATAACTTTACACACTTAACCTTTTCAAAGTGTATCTAATACACACTACTCTTGCTATGTGGCAACACACGtgtttaataaaaattataagCGCGTTAAACGGAAGAATTTTTGTCCCAGTTCTTACTTAAAGGACACgtgtcaaaattttaatttttgcttttttaaaaaatattttattttccttcatttttaaCCCACCCCCCTCCCTGTTCTTCTTCCCCAGAACCCCTCCCCTATGTGTTCGTTGCTGACATTTCTCCCTTTCCCCATTTTTGTCTTTTTCCCTACCCATTTTTCCCATCTTTTCTGTCCAAAATTTTAAGAATAACAATAATATAAAAAGACTTTGGAAGAAATTGATTAAAAAAGTTATAAGGAATCTATATAAGAGAATTTTATAGATTTGAGTTTGAATCTTAATTTAGTAGTAACAACTTAGGAACACAGATTTAATGTGGTAGGATATTAATTTGGTGGTTGAGGGATATAGGAGATGAGCCAAAAGAAGCCGAGATTTGACTGGCTCTATCGGAGTGAATCGAGCAGCCATGGATCTCGCCATAACcaattttaatggagttttgaGTTTTGCATCCTATTTCCTGTGTTAGATTTGAATCTGGACTCACAAAGTCATGACTAATGTACTTGCGTTTCTGATTTTGCTTTGTAATCGGAAGGTGATAATTGTGGATGTTTTTATGGTGGACAGCGTCAATAGAAATTTGGAGGAGAAGAGAAAGAGATGGGAGGAGAATAATTAAGAggtatatttataattttatattaatttattttattttaaaattaatgacACATGGCATTATATTATTGGTGCGTGACATGCCTCACTTTTTCTGAGATGCTTAAATATAAAATTAGTGTGTACTGGACATACTCTGAAAATGTTGAGTGTGTAGAGTTATTTTTGTCCGTAAAAAGTGTGTAATGGGGATTTGGTCCATAATTGAggggtaacttatgtattttgcctatttGAATACTGAACTTCACTATTCACATACCCATGACCCCATAAGTATTTATGTACTGTATTTCAGTATTAtgtaaataaagaaaaataactaTTATAGTGAAGtgaataaaaaaaaatcattgtTAATTATAGTTTTGGGTTCAAATTTGAGAATGAACAAAATAATGTTGCGGAGTACGTTCTCCttaatttgttttcttttctgAAAAGGTCAAAAAGAGTAAACGGAATATAAAGGACGAGAGTCACGTGACCCCGGCACTCGCTAAAACAAAATGGGGCAGGCATATCCCCTGCACAGAAAGTGTTGCGCAATAACAACAGCACAATCTCAGAGAAAAATGGGAAGAGAAGGAGATTGGGTGTGTAGTGGTTGCGGCAATAGGAATTATGCATTCAGATGTTTCTGCAACAGATGTAAACAGCCGCGTCTCCTTGTTGACAACAACACTCCTTCTGATTCCAAGTGGCTTCCTCGTATTGGCGATTGGATCTGCACCGGTATTTACCATTTCGAATTATTATTGGTGTTTTATGTTTTCTTTTTGTCTGTTCTTTCATTCATACTCTCAATGGAAAAAAATGATTCTTCCTATGTGTTTAACTGTGCTAAGTCGCCAATTATAGTGAACTTATTGGTAGCTAGTTTGGCTTAGCTGATTGAAAGTAGTTTTTAAGCATCAAAGTGCCTAAAGAAAGACATTTTAAGTGGTGAACTTGATTTAATATGTTCAGTGTGCCATAAAAAATCAAGGGCGGAGCTAGAAGCCCTGCTACGGGTTCAGTCGAACCCACTAGCTTTTGCTCAAATAGTATATTTGTgttaagaaattcattaaatatgtaggAATATTAAATTTACAACCCAGTTATTAGCACTTTAAGTCGTCGTTCTAAAATCCAGAACACATAAAGTtgaaattctggctccgccaatACGCCAGTACTTCTTTCGAAACTaataccaaagtaaatatgattgaAGTTTTATACGTGCTAGTTACAAATTGTCAACTATCTTATACAACAATCAAAAATTATTGTCAACTATCTTATACATACATCTCTTTATAAGTATTTTGATGGTATGTATGGAATTCTGCATATCATCCGGCATCGACTTCCTTGACATTAGTTCATGATTATTGAGTGGAATTCAATGGTCTTTTCTGAAAAAGAAAGTATTTATCAATGTTTTTTCCAATCTGACACTTTAAGATAAGCTTTTCTTCAAATTGGCCGTGGTATAAAAATTTGATTTACACGATCTTTTCATTTGAAACCGGCTTTCTTGAAACTGGTTTCTAGTTTAAGAATAAGAATAAACAACTGTATCTCTATTTCCCTCTATGAAATTGTTTTTTCCTTTAAGTAGGATTTTCTTTGGGGGATAAGCCCTCTAAGTAGCATTCTCGAACTGATTAGAACTGTTTGTCTCTTTTCACTTCTGCCAAACCGACAGTTTATCCTTCTCATCAAGTTGGATTTTCCACTTTTAGCTCTAGCTGCTTGCTTATTGCATTATTCTTTCACTGGCTTAGTTTCTTGACAGGAATTAATTACCTGATCTAGACAAGCCAAACAATGAGATTGACTATAAAGTGAACTGTGATAAGCTTAAATGTTGTCATTGGCATACTATGGAATTCCAGATGGACTAAATTGTTTCAGAATAAAAGTGATTTTCATTAACAAAATAAACCAATACTAGTAGAAATCTTTCCGCATTTCCTCATATTCTAAGGAAGATTGATTTGCTAAGTGAGGCTGTATGAGAAACCTGATTTCAGTTAGGTTGAGGTTTTTATATTTTCTCCTGTCTTTTTTCATCTTGGATGGCGGGTTGGCGTGCGTATTCTCGGCTTGTTTCCTCTTCCTGGGTGTGTTGTGTATTGCGTGTGTGTGGGAATGCCCCATTAGGTTGCACTAACAACAATTATGCTTCGAGAGAAAAGTGCAAAAAATGTGGACAACCAAAGGAGGTAGCAGCAATGCCAGCAATTGCAATCCCTGGAGCATCAATCCCAACTCATCCAAATTATTTTGCCAGGGCACTAGGAATCGAGCAAAAGTTGAACATTGGGTTGTTAGGAAATGGAGCTCTCCAGCAGCAACTTCCCTTGAGCTCTAACTGGTCTTTAGGGGAGGCTGGTAAATACGAAAGCCATCCTTCTGATCGGTATAGACTGCTGCAAGCTTCTACTTGGTCTTCAGTTGATAACAGCACTCCTGGATTTCCATATGGAAGCCAAGCGAATCAACTGCTTCCAGTTCCAAATGGATGGCGTAATGGCGACTGGCTCTGCAGTTGTGGCTTTCACAACTACTCTTCTCGAGCTCAGGTATTACCAAACAGAACATTGAATACAGTACTTTCAATATATGAAAAGACACTTTTTTGTGGCGGTTTCATGTGGATGTACATCTGCTCTTGTAGTGCAAAAAATGCAATGCTGCTGCACCTCCAGCTTCATCATCTTCTCTTGTCAGCACCCCTATGACAGGTTTGCATagcaaaaatctttttttttggtCTTCCATTAAATGAGTATAGATCACAAGGCTTATACcttttcacaaaaaaaaaaaccacAATGCTTCAGTCACTGTCCTTGCAGAACTCTTATTTAGTATTTCGACTTTGTAGCTGGCTAAGTTTCCCCGGTTGCTTTTGAGTTCCTACCAAATCCTTGGAACCTATATGTTCAAAATATGTATTGAGCAAGGGCTTCCAATTTAATTTACTTTTTACTTTTGATGGAAAAATCTGTGAGGTTCTGGACTGAACTtttattaaaagagaaaaattCCTGTGTTGTAACATAATGGGATGAAAGATACTTTTTGTGAAAAGTATCTTATCTTCTGCTGAAATCCTTTCTGAATTGATCATTACTCAATCATCATCCAATCCTCTAATCGTTTGACATATCAAATGATGCCTTCTTTTTCAATTGTTACTTAATCATCAAAAGAAATACTTGTGTATATGTTTTGATGACAAAGGTTCTTTCTCATACCATAGAATTTAGGCAATTAGAACGTCTGGTCTTAGGTACTACGTACCCTATACCACTACAAGGGCTCGTTTGGTTTGGTGGTTGGATGGATTAATCAGGGTATAACTAGATTTATACGTTGTTTGGTTGGTCTTTTAAGAAAAACTAATCTTGGTATAAAATCCAGCATAGCTTATACAATGTTTGGGTAGTGTTTTCTTCTACATAATAAACGTATAAAATTATGAGGAAATCTATGCATTATTTTATGCTTGGTAGAATATGGAATAAGAATACGTGTATTAACTAATACATGGGTTAAACTATCAAATGTCAATATTACCCTCATCAAATTTTTTAGCATGGACTTGATCACACTTTAAAGAATCTTGAAAACTTCTTCGTTCAATGTTAACTGTTGACAACTCAAAGTAAACTAAAAGTGAGCAAAGTGAATTTCTATAATCCTTCAACACAATTGGTTGTCTTTAACCATTATAACTTCATCAGCAATCTGAATTTCTCTCATTTGCTGGTTACTTTTTCGTGAAGATTCTCTCTGTTTCTGACTGTTCTTTCAAATTATATAATGTGTACTAATTCTTATACCAACCAAACATTCAAAAGGAACTATTCACTGCATAGTGATCCCTGCAATAACTAATCCATGCATAACTTATCTCCGAACCAAATGACTCCTTAATCTTTAGGTAACTTTGGAATGATTGCATAATGTAGTCAAGTGCTTGGACTTACCCAGTTATCATGCTATCCTACAGTTCGAGTTCATCAAATTTTTCCAGGTGGTAAGGTCGAACTAGAGCTCAAAGATGGCAAGAATCAATTGTTTAGGATATATGGAATCATTTAAAATGGTATCCAATGTCAAGAAGGATCACAAAACCTACAAATCTTACTACCTTCACGGCCTTCCCAATTTACCAGTTTTACTTTACAAATTCCAGCAATATTTCACCTTTTAGATAACAAATGCTATACCTCATCAATAAGCCACTTAGTCATTGCCCTTAGTTTTCTTTCTCTATTTGTCTGAAACTTTCTACTTTTTTACTCgttaagaaaagaaaggaaaatttctAAAAACTCTCAGAGTTTTTTGTTGTGAGTTGCTGTATATTTTAAGCTAGTCTTTCATAGTTGGGGTTTAATACAGATTCATACTGAACTGAAGGAGTTATTCAAGTTAAGATAAATGGTCATTGTCTTTTTTCTTTAATTCTTTAAACTAGGATCATGCTATCCCGCAATCTGATATTAATTACCCCTGAGATCCTAATTTGGGTCATGATTCTCAAGATATTGGTTGCTAGAGCCTCTAATATTTTTGAATGTACTCATAACTTATTTCATTCTCCCTTTCCGTTTTGCTACCTCTTTTTGGGAAGAAAATTGTGTTTCACTCTTTTTACCTGCTCATGTTTGCTTTTAGTCCAGTAATCTGATTGTGTAACTGAACTAGTATGTTCTCCTCTGTCTTCCCTCTCACAATGAAGCTCTTGGGACAAAGCGATTAGCATCTGAGGAACTTGTTCATGACTGGGATAACAAGAGGCTGAATGCAGGGCATGTATGGATCCATCTTCTTTTATTGATGTCTGGAAAGTTCTCGTTGTGAATTTTCGGTTAACACTTTCACACCCTCTTATTTGAACCCTCAGACGTTTGGGTATCAGCAAGGCTATCCTGGAGCAGAGAGAATGGTGGGTTCAGTTGGAAATCAACTAAATGGTATATCAACGACCTTCCCTAGTGGAAACTCAATGGTGCTTCCTTTGCAAGTCAACCTGCAGGTTCCTCATGTACCAGCAGCGCCCACACTTCTTGGCAAAGGgtaatgtattttttattataaactCTTGCTTCTGGGTTATTAGACTGACTAGTGGAGGCAACAGAAGATGCTGCCCATTTATTCTGTAAAAAGACTATCACCTAGGATTATTTACTTTGGAAAATAGTAATGTAACATTCATAAGATAATATCCCTCTCCTttatctccccccccccccccccccccaaaaaaaaaagataatatcCCTCTCTTTCAATGTTCAGGAAGTGACATCAGGACTTCGAGGATTAAggaactataatattaaaaaccTTTGTTGTACATTTTCGCCGGTGCATTACTGTCACTAAGCACCTTTTGTATAGCTGACCTTAATATCACTACTGTATAGACAGTCGTGGCAATTACCCATTAAAAATAAAGGTGACTGGAAAAGATGAGGATATACAGTCGTGGCAGTTACCCATTAAAAATACATCAAACTTTTGTTTACACTATGTCATCAAACATGTATCTGAATCTGTATTGTCACACTTGAACCGCCAAACCAACTACAAACTGATAACACAATATGAAGAGCTCTGGGATGAAATAAGTCGTGGTCTACATCTaagctatgttgctcggactcagGTGCGGGTATCCGATCCGGGTGCGGATCTAGAAGTCATCCTTCATaatctaaattttaagatttggGAGTATGGATTTAggtacggatacgggtgcggaGATTCGgctaaaaaataattcaaaattctaAAAATAGATCTATAAAAATATCCTAAATTATGAGAAATATTCTGTGAAAACGTTATCGGTTGTGGAGTGCAGCCAATAATTCAATCTTTCATTTTGGGAATTTCTCAAGTTGTAGGCACTAGATACTAGCAAGCAGCGGCTAAAATTCAATTTTTCCTCAAATATGTCCATAGATTGTGGTCAAAGTACCCGATCTCAAATGACCACACCCGATACGAATCCCACACCCTTACCAGTAGTAGTATCGTGTTGACACGGGTGCAGCGGCTAAAATAAAGAGTCCGCACAACATAGCATCTAAGTGCAGTGCTAGCAATCATTCTTTACAACATTTTTAAGAAGTTGTGCTGTTGCATCATGCATGTGTTTATCAGGGCAAAGCAATGGCGTGATGGGGACTGGATGTGCACAAATTGCAATAATCATAATTATGCATCTCGATCAAATTGTAATAGGTATGCTCCTGGTACTTTATTCAGATTCTTTTTGTAAAGTAGAAATCTCCGAGGACCACTGGCACACGGTTTgaaactcggtggataatgggCCCGCCCCTCTACCCGTTTTCTCTTAAATAGCCGACTTTTGTCTGCCGCAAGGTCGAATCTGTGATatgtgcctatgcacacatcatgTGTTGCGCTCTTATCACTGGGGGGCTATTTTATTCAGAATTTTGTGAACCAGTAGTGAGCAAATGTTGGTAAACCCTCAGCAGAGCACCTTTGAATATGTTCACTCCAAAAGGTCTCTTCCACTTTCCTGCCAAATTTCTCTCTATTCCGGCACATAAATGAAAGGATTCTAGTTGTAGTGTCTTTTTAATCAAGGGACATAAGCATTTAAAGAAAAACTGCATTTGGCATTTCATACTGCCTTGTAGTCTCATTGTGATGATGGTCTTTTCAATCACATTTTCTTTTTTCTGAATAAATATAAGGTTTTTCAATCACATTAAAGTTAATGCTCGAAAAGGGTCACCGCTGTCGGAGTAGAGGGAGGGAAGCAGTTGAGGGTTGTTGACTTAACTACATCAGTTGAGCTATATAGGCAGAGAGGCAAATGGAGCTTAGAAAACTTGAAGGGAAATATTGATTTTGTTCCCAATCTTGATCTCCAACCATCTGATTTTCAATATATTATATTTATGTCGTGACATCTATATACTTTTGCCTGTGCAGGTGCAAGACTGAGAGAGACGTGCCAGCTCAACCTGTTAGCGTTGCATAGCACTTCAGTTATAACCGGCTTGAGCTTGTTGTAGCTTCACAAGATACGTTGGTATCCTCCTCTATCTTTTTTATCATGTTGTGTGTAGTCTTGGTGGGCAACCAAATGAGGTAGATTAATCAATATGGTGTAAATTGATCGTCTCTCCGGTTTTACTTCAGGAGACTGAGTACATGAGAGAATACTATCAGTATGTTATCTATTTTCTCATTAACCGTTTCTTCCAAATACACTTAAAAGATTTATATTGCAATCTGTATTAACTTGAGACTTGTTTGGGGTAGCCTGGTTTCGCAGCTTATTCTGGGCTGCTAGCATCATCTGATATATAAAATTGAAGTGTCTGTTTTCCTGGTGAAAGCAAATGTCATCGTTTTCTGAAAGATTTTGTAGTATGATTTGCTTAGCCTTCTTAGGTTTCAAGTAAGAAGGCTAATTATGTCTCACTGGCGCCATCTTTCTCATTAATCTCTACATAGTTTGTATTCTATTATCATGTTTCATCTAAGGATTTATTATCTAAATAAGCCACGGAAAAGGAGACGTTTCACTGAGTTTGTGCCATTACCAGAAGGAAAAAGGAagggaaaaaaaaagaatttttgccATATAGAAACCAAGTGAAACTGTAAGAAATAAGCTATTCTGCATTAGTAATAGTAGATTTTTCAATAATGAACAACAATGCTGATAATCtcaatcaatatatatatatacacacacatcgtCCGTGTGTACTATATTTTGCATATCTAAGAATATTGAACTAATTACAGGCATTCTCTTTCTAGATTAAAGAAATAGGGAAATGACATTGTATAcgaaaattatacaaattttatactttTTTTGCTACAGTTTTTGGGCCGTGCTAAAAGTGATAATAGAAATACAGCAATAAAGAGTTGCTAATAAGAAGACAACTTATTTGATTTAACAGCCAAATCCAATGGTAAAATCTTTTTGAGACCTCTACCATTCTCTTAATTCAAaagggccacaaaatttcaattttaaaatggGATTTCATGAATATTGGTTTACTTGatttcctttccctttcttcttgGAAAACAATCCACCAAACAAAGGAATTAAAGGTTTTTTCTTCAACTTTTTCTTAAGTTGTGAAGGGCTAGTACTCTCCACATTAATGATCCTAGTGAGTAAAGGGGTACTAGCAAACTTAACAGACTTTTTTTTCTGAAATTCAATCTCATCATCATACTCTTGAAATTGTGTTCTTAATTCAACTTTGGATGACGACGAGTTCTCAATGAATTTGAGATCTTCAATCTCAGGATCCGCGCCTAACGCTACTTTCTGCTTCAGTTCTCTTGTCTTCAATTGTTGTATCTCTCTTTTTGTCAGTTCTAGCTCTTCTTTTAGAGATTGAAGACAATGTGCCATAAATGTTCCTTCTTCTTTTGATTTTTGGAGGTTTTgctttgtctcttcaagctcaATTGTCACTGGTAATTCAATTCTTGGCTGGTTTTGTCCACCACTTGCCTTGGTCTGCACCTGACAAAACAGCTAAGGTGATCACATTG
Protein-coding sequences here:
- the LOC104084464 gene encoding uncharacterized protein isoform X1, whose product is MGQAYPLHRKCCAITTAQSQRKMGREGDWVCSGCGNRNYAFRCFCNRCKQPRLLVDNNTPSDSKWLPRIGDWICTGCTNNNYASREKCKKCGQPKEVAAMPAIAIPGASIPTHPNYFARALGIEQKLNIGLLGNGALQQQLPLSSNWSLGEAGKYESHPSDRYRLLQASTWSSVDNSTPGFPYGSQANQLLPVPNGWRNGDWLCSCGFHNYSSRAQCKKCNAAAPPASSSSLVSTPMTALGTKRLASEELVHDWDNKRLNAGHTFGYQQGYPGAERMVGSVGNQLNGISTTFPSGNSMVLPLQVNLQVPHVPAAPTLLGKGAKQWRDGDWMCTNCNNHNYASRSNCNRCKTERDVPAQPVSVA
- the LOC104084464 gene encoding uncharacterized protein isoform X2: MHSDVSATDVNSRVSLLTTTLLLIPSGFLVLAIGSAPCKKCGQPKEVAAMPAIAIPGASIPTHPNYFARALGIEQKLNIGLLGNGALQQQLPLSSNWSLGEAGKYESHPSDRYRLLQASTWSSVDNSTPGFPYGSQANQLLPVPNGWRNGDWLCSCGFHNYSSRAQCKKCNAAAPPASSSSLVSTPMTALGTKRLASEELVHDWDNKRLNAGHTFGYQQGYPGAERMVGSVGNQLNGISTTFPSGNSMVLPLQVNLQVPHVPAAPTLLGKGAKQWRDGDWMCTNCNNHNYASRSNCNRCKTERDVPAQPVSVA
- the LOC104084465 gene encoding WEB family protein At3g51220-like isoform X3, which gives rise to MEREGELVVRGRVEIDTRQPFRSVKEAIMLFGEKFLAEEIYAKQLKETKASGGQNQPRIELPVTIELEETKQNLQKSKEEGTFMAHCLQSLKEELELTKREIQQLKTRELKQKVALGADPEIEDLKFIENSSSSKVELRTQFQEYDDEIEFQKKKSVKFASTPLLTRIINVESTSPSQLKKKLKKKPLIPLFGGLFSKKKGKGNQVNQYS
- the LOC104084465 gene encoding WEB family protein At2g17940-like isoform X2 produces the protein MEREGELVVRGRVEIDTRQPFRSVKEAIMLFGEKFLAEEIYAKQLKEVQTKASGGQNQPRIELPVTIELEETKQNLQKSKEEGTFMAHCLQSLKEELELTKREIQQLKTRELKQKVALGADPEIEDLKFIENSSSSKVELRTQFQEYDDEIEFQKKKSVKFASTPLLTRIINVESTSPSQLKKKLKKKPLIPLFGGLFSKKKGKGNQVNQYS
- the LOC104084465 gene encoding WEB family protein At2g17940-like isoform X1 — encoded protein: MEREGELVVRGRVEIDTRQPFRSVKEAIMLFGEKFLAEEIYAKQLKELFCQVQTKASGGQNQPRIELPVTIELEETKQNLQKSKEEGTFMAHCLQSLKEELELTKREIQQLKTRELKQKVALGADPEIEDLKFIENSSSSKVELRTQFQEYDDEIEFQKKKSVKFASTPLLTRIINVESTSPSQLKKKLKKKPLIPLFGGLFSKKKGKGNQVNQYS